One Nitrospinota bacterium genomic window, GTTCTAAAACCTTTGGCTATGAGATTGTTGAACAGCTAGGCTGGAAGGCGCCTGATAATATTATAGTTCCAGTTGCAGGAAGTTCTCTTATTGTAAAGGTATGGAAGGCGCTTAACGAATTTCAGAAGATAGGATTAATTGATGAGGTAAATACCAAGATTTTTGCAGCACAGGCTACAGGCTGTTCTCCCGTTACTACCGCAATAAAAGAAGGAAGAGATTTTATAAAGCCTGTTAAACCCAATACGATTGCTAAATCAATAGCCATAGGTAATCCTGCTGATGGATATTATGGAATCAAGACAGTATCAGAAAGTGGAGGGTATGGAGAAGATGTAACTGATGAAGAGATTGTCGAAGGAATGAAGCTTCTGGCTAAGACAGAGGGAGTTTTTACAGAAACAGCTGGCGGAGTAACTGTGGGGGTAACGAAGAAGCTTATTCAACAGGGAAGGATAGGAAAAGATGAATTAACAGTAGTTTCAATTACAGGGAATGGGCTGAAGACTCAGGAAGCAGTAATAGGTAAGATTGGGGAACCGATTATTATTGAGCCTAGTCTTAGCTCTTTTCAGAAAACTTTTAATAATAAGGAGGTATAATTTATGTCAGTACAGGTTCGTATACCCAGTCCGTTGCTGAGCCTCACACAAAATAAAAGTGAGGTTACTGCTGAAGGCAGTAATGTTAAAGAGGTCTTAGAGGATCTGGAAAAGCAATTTTCAGGTATTAGGGAAAGACTCTTTGATGAGAGTGGTTCAGTAAGGAGATTCATTAATATTTACATCAATGAGGAAGACATCAGATTTTTAGATGGGGAAAACACCCAAATAAAAGATGGGGATGAGATATCTATTATTCCTGCAATAGCAGGCGGAAAATAAAAACTTTTCAAAAAGAAAGGGAGCTTTGAAATGCCTAGTGTAAAGGTTCATTTAACATTTCCAAATGAAATAGTGAAAAGACCTATCATTTATGAGATAGGACATGAGTTTAAGGTGGTTACTAATATCAGAAGGGCTAATGTTGCTGAGACCACAGGTTGGGTTGACTTAGAAATAACAGGAGAGAGTGAAGAGATAGAAAAGGCTTTAGAGTCTCTCAAAAAAATCGGTGTGAGGATCGATCCTATTGAAGGGAATGTGATAGAGTAGGGTATGATGCTCTTGTATGGAAGAAATAATTTTTATCCCAAAGCTTATAATGAATGAAATGCTTGCTCATGTTAAAAGGAAATTAATATATTCTTTTTAATCAATCTTTCTCTTAGACCAAGCATATCATTTTATTTATATTTTAGAATTTTAAAGTGGGGATACCTGTTTTAATAGATATCCCCACTTTTTCAGGTTCTCATAGATATGATTTAAAAATTTTGGATCGACCTCTTTGCTCCGTTAAAAAACCTTTAACTATAGGTCTTTATGAAGCCTTATAAAATGGGAGATAGAGCGGTCATAAGTTTTTTCTGTCTCTTTATTGAAGAAACAGGCAGGAAGTTGATTAATATTTAGGTGATATTGGATACATTCACAACAGATTCCCTTTTTTGAGCAGGGTTCATAGGTACAATTGCAAAAATCTAGGTTATCTTTTTTTGAACATTCCATAGTTTTGACATCTCCCTTTTATGTTTTGGATGAATTCATTTACTCTTATTATAGTCCGTGGTAAATGGTTGTCAATATTCTTCAAGAAAGACAGCTGTAAAACTTATGAATTTGCATTTTGAATACAATCATTTATAATGACAAAAGAACTTTCGTTCGATATTATTGAAGACCAAAATAATAGATAAAAAAGGAGAAGAGAAGTATGAGGAAAGGCGTT contains:
- a CDS encoding MoaD/ThiS family protein, with amino-acid sequence MSVQVRIPSPLLSLTQNKSEVTAEGSNVKEVLEDLEKQFSGIRERLFDESGSVRRFINIYINEEDIRFLDGENTQIKDGDEISIIPAIAGGK
- a CDS encoding NIL domain-containing protein, with translation MPSVKVHLTFPNEIVKRPIIYEIGHEFKVVTNIRRANVAETTGWVDLEITGESEEIEKALESLKKIGVRIDPIEGNVIE
- a CDS encoding DUF6485 family protein — encoded protein: MECSKKDNLDFCNCTYEPCSKKGICCECIQYHLNINQLPACFFNKETEKTYDRSISHFIRLHKDL